The stretch of DNA GCTTAGCGGTAGTTCCGTCCCCGCGACCAGTCCACACGCCGCCACGACGCCGCGGTAACGCAAGGAGCGGACGATCATCGCCAAGGGCGCCCCGCCGACCGTATCGACCGCCGCGGCCCAGCGCTCGGTGAGCATCGGCTTGTCCGAATCATCCGTGACGGCGTCGCGCCCAAGCACCTCCGCTGCTCCCAATTTCCGCAACAGCCCTTCATGCTGAGGCTTTCCCGTGATGGCCGTGACGCGGTACCCCAGTTTTGCCAAGAGCGCAACGGCAAAGACGCCCACGCCGCCGGTCGCTCCGGTGACGACGACGTCACCCGCGTCGGGCGCGACGCGTTCCTCGATCGCCATGACACACTGCGCCGCGGTAAAACCGGCCGTGCCAAACAGCATGGCGTCTCGCGGCGTGAACCCCGGCGGTAGCTTCACAGGCCATTTGACCGGCGCCCGCACGAGTCCCGAGTACCCTCCCCACCGCGCGGCGCCGAGGTCGTAGCCCGTGACAAGCACCGCGTCGCCGGGCCTAAGTTCGGGGGAGTCGCTCTGCACGACGGTTCCAGCGCAGTCGATGCCCGGCACGTGCGGCAACTGGCCGACGACACCGCGGTGACCTCGGCAAGCTAGGGCGTCTTTGTAATTGAGCGACGAGTACTCAACCGCAATATGCACGGCGGGGCCATCGACGGCGGGCAGATCCTCCGCCGACAAAAACTCGGATTTCCCTTCCGCTTTCCCTTGCGCGTCTTCACGCACGACCCACGCGGCGAAGGAGTCGTTCGTTGGAATCATTTCATGCAGTTGGAGTCAGAGGCCAGCGGTCAGTCGCTATCAAGGCTATCGCCGGGCGCTTCATCGTTTTCGTAAATTCAACCTTTACGACCCTGTGGTCGATGCGTCATTTTAACCGATTGCGGAGGGCCTCTTCTCCCCCGCGATGCTTGTCTACGGAGTGCGAGAAATGGTGGCAGGACGCGAAGATCATGTTGTTCGTGAGGCGGTGGGGCGGCTCGGTCAGAGCTCGCACTTGTTCCTCAGGCACGTCGAGTGCCACGTTGAAGAAGGGACTCTCTGCCTCGAAGGCAAAGTGCCGAGCTTCTATCTCAAGCAAGCGGCCCAGAGCCTGCTTCAATCCGTTGAGGGCGTCGAACGCGTCATCAACCGCCTCGAAGTGGTGAACGCCTACGGCGTCAGCAGCGCCGCGGACGAGTAGCGTCTTCGACGCCTAGCGCCGATACGTCAAGATAGCGAGCCGGAAGCGTCAGCGACCGGAGTGCGCTATGAGTTGCGCCCCAATACCGCAGATTAAGCGGCTGGTTTGCGGTGTCATCGGACATAAGCCTCGCGGCGTAGCTCTGTCGGTAACCGCCCAATTCATCATCGGCGTCGTCACACTGTCCGGCTTTCAGGGCGTTTGCGACTTCAGCGTCGGTCAGCTTGAAGGCCACGCCGCGGTTGTCGACCCCGCGGCGAACAGTCGCGCAGTCGTGATTGCCGGCGGATCCATTGTTCAAGCAAGCGATCGGTAAGTGGCGAATATCGCCGTCATGCGACGTCAGCGCGACACCCTGCGCCGTCGGAGCCGTCAGGCAGATCAATAGCGCGACGAAAGCGCCAATCCGACGCAGGCACCGACACCAAGCAGCCACCCCGACCGTCCGCGCGCCCTCCTCAAAGAACTCCGTCGCTCACGCTACCGGCTCGCCCCAACCCACAAGACCACCGCAACCCGGTTCACAACCCCCGTAATTTTTTTGACCGCGCGGCCATAACCGAACGAGAAAGCCACCGGCTTTCGCGACCGCAATAGAGCAGCCGCGCAAAATGAAAGCGCAAGCGCCTCCCCAGCCTGTTAACCCCTCAACGCCCCTCCCACTACTGCAACTCAATCGGCAAGCGATCGATCTTCGCGGCGAGGATAAAGTCGTTCTCCGAGAGCCCGCCGATGGCGTGCGTCCAGAGCTCGACCGAGACGTTGCGATAGCCCTCGAGGTGCAGGTCGGGGTGGTGCCCGTCGGCCTCGGCGACCTCCGCGCAGCGGTTGAAGAACGCCATACCTGCCAGGAAGTTCTTCACGCGCCAGTCCTTGCGGATGCGCTTGCCGTCGTTCGTGAGCCGCCAGCCGTCGAGCTGGGCCAGCTGATCCTGCGACTCGTCGAGCGTGCAGGGCTCGACGCCGCCCTCGCAAGGGAGGCACTTCTTCTTCACGAGCTCGTCGGGCGTGTGGGTGGCCATGCTGCGGACTCCGGGGGATAGGAACAGTTACCTCTTCATCCTCTCGCGATCGCCGCGAAAGGCAACGGGACGGAATCGTATCGCCGACGGTTATTTTTTCGGCGAATTTGCGCCCATCGCAGTGCCAACTGTGTGTCGCTGCCGTCGCCGTAACCGAAACCAATTGCCCTGCTTAAACCGCGGCGTGAATAGCACTTAGAGGTTTCAACCTAGTTTTCTTCTGCGATTGGTCAAATGTTTCAACCGAGGTTGCGTCGGATGCAATTCGGGCCATGATTCCGTCGCTGCAATGCTCTGTTGTCACGAGGATGATCGATGGCCGACTTCTCTGCTTCGTCACGACCGCTACGAGTTCAGGTGTGTCTCGACCACGCGCTCGACCGCGACGCGTACCTCGCACGCATCAGCCTCGAACCCGGCTTCGACGCGGTGCAGGGCCCGGTGGGCGCCAATGTTCCCGACGTGCGGCTGGCCAGCCGCTGCCGCATGGACCTCAGCACTCCGGAGATCGAGACCGTCGTCTTGGTGGCGTCGCCTACTTCCACTCGCCCCTGCGAGTGCTGCCCGGCGATCGCACGGACCGTGAATTGGTCGGCATTGACGCAGGCGTTGCGGAAGGTGGCCGGTCACGAGGAAGTTACCCGCAGCGGCGGTGGAGCCTTATCCGCGTTGACACGCCGTGAGCTCGAAGTGCTGCGACTCGTCGGGTTGGGAAAAACCGTCAACCAGTGCGCCGAAACCCTCGGCGTCACACCCAGCACAATCGGCAACCACAAGTACCGCCTGATGCGGAAGCTCGGGGTGACGACTTCGCTCCAGTTGCTGCGGATCGCGGTCCGCCACGGCCTAGCCGACTTGCATGGCCCAACGGAAAACGGTTCAACGAACCACGGCCCTTCGGAGCACGCCGAGCGTTGCCTGCCGGAGCAGAGCCATCTGGAGCAGAGGCATTTGGAGCAGGGCCGCCCGGAACCGGGGCACGCCGATCACGGGGGCCCAACGCCCCCAGCCCGCGACCTGGATCACCTGGGCGGCGGGGTCGCGGACCGGTAGGCTGGAGGGACGCCCCTTCGGGCGGATCGCGAAGCCTGCCCGTCGCTCCTCCGGCTCTATGCCCAAGTACGTTGTCCGCTACGGTTCGATGCGCCACCTGGGGGTCTTCTCCAGCCGGGCCCGCGATACCTACGCGCGCGGCCAGAAAGTCATCGCCCGCACCGGCCGCGGCCAGGAACTCGGTGAGGTCCTCTGCGAAGCGACCGAACACGTGGTGTCGCAGATGGGTCCCGACCCGCACACGGGGCAGATCCTGCGTGTGGAGTCGCCCGACGACCACGTCGAGATGCGGCGCTTGCACCAGCAGGAGGTTGGCGAGTTCGAGACCTGCCGCAGCCGCATCGCCGAGCTGGGCCTCGACATGCAGCTGGTGCAAGTCGAACGTCTCTACGGCGGCGAGCGGGTGATCATTTACTACCTCTCCGAACAACGCGTCGATTTCCGCGAACTGGTGAAGCTGCTCGCCCGCGACCTGCAAACACGGGTCGAGATGCGGCAGATCGGCGTCCGCGACGAGGCCAAGCTGCTGGCCGATTACGGCGACTGCGGCAAGCCCGTCTGCTGCAACACGCACCTCTCAGAGATGCCGCCCGTCTCGATGAAGATGGCGAAGCTCCAGCGCGCGACGCTCGACCCCACGAAGATTTCGGGCCGTTGCGGGCGGCTCAAGTGTTGCCTGCGCTACGAGTACGACACGTACCAAGAGCTGCAGCGCGAGCTGCCGCGGGTCGGCTACGAGGTGCTCACCCGCGACGGCAAGGCGAAGGTGCTCTCGCAAGAGATCCTGACCGGCGAGCTGCTGGTCGAGACCGAGGACCGCCGTCGGGTCGTGATCCAGGCGTCGGACGTGCTGACGGTCGTCGGCAAGCCTTCCCGCGGCAGTGACGAGCGCCAGCAGGACGCCACGGAAGAGGAGGGCGGTTCGTCACCGCGACGGTCCCGCGAATCCCGCGGCAATCGAGGCCCCCGCGGCGGTCGCCCCTCACAACCGCCCACACAAGCCGGACCAGCCGCCCCGACCGAGCCCGCACCACAGGGCCCTTCAACATCGCCGTCAGAGCCCCCGGCGCAGGCCGACCCCCCTCCCCCGACCGACGACGGCGGCGAGAATCCTTGATAGATTCTTAACGGGTCGTCCCCAGATCGGCGTTGGGCGGATACACTCAGAGGGAGGCGGCCCGACCAGCCCCTCCCGCCCCGACGCCCCACTCCATGCCTCTCAGCCCCGAGCGTCACGTGTCCGTTATGCTCGACCCGAAGCACCCCCTCGCCGAGCTGCTTCGTCGCGACCAGCGATTCCATTTCGACGCTTACGTCTTCGTGTTCGACGCACTGCGCTACGGACAGGAAGAACTCGGCCTCGGCCAGCCCGACGACGATTCCGAGCTCGATGAAGACGAGCTTGACGAATTGGAGGACGACGATCCGGACGACGAGCGGCATGTCACCGGCCAGGAGCTCTGCCGGGCGATCCAGCAGTACGCGATCCACCAGTACGGCTTCCTGGCCCGCAGCGTGCTCAGCCACTGGGGCGTCACCAAGACGGGCGACTTCGGCGACATCGTCTTCAACCTGATCGACATCGGTCAGATGCGGAAGACCGACTCCGACCGCCGCGAAGACTTCGAGGACGTGTTCGACTTCGCCGAGGCGTTCAACGAAGACAATGTCTTCTGTGTCGATGAAGCGGGCGCCGACGACGAATGAGCGTCGCGCCGACCGACACCGCGCCCGATTTGCCGACACCCGAGCGTCGGTCACTAGGCTGGCAGGTCCCCACCGCCGCCGCTGCGCTGCTTTTTTGGATCGCCCTGCTCGCTTGGATGGCGTATCTTCGATAGACGTACGCAACGTGCGTAGCGCTACAGAACGCATCCCACTACGAGTGTCGGCGAGCCCACGACGTTAGTCGTGGGTGCGTAGAGGGCGCCTGCGTTACACCCACGACTAACGTCGTGGGCTCGCCACGCTTGGTATTAGAAACATCCTCTTCGCTTCTTGAGCACAAAGGCGATTCGATGAACCGCTTCCGCACCGCTGTCGCACTCGCCCTCACGCTGACGCTCGTTTCAGCCTCGTTCGCGCAAGACAGCCCGCCGAGCGTCGATGCGATGGTCGATCGCGCCGTCGTGTTCCTCGAGACGAGCCGCGACGAGCAAGGCG from Botrimarina mediterranea encodes:
- a CDS encoding YhdH/YhfP family quinone oxidoreductase: MIPTNDSFAAWVVREDAQGKAEGKSEFLSAEDLPAVDGPAVHIAVEYSSLNYKDALACRGHRGVVGQLPHVPGIDCAGTVVQSDSPELRPGDAVLVTGYDLGAARWGGYSGLVRAPVKWPVKLPPGFTPRDAMLFGTAGFTAAQCVMAIEERVAPDAGDVVVTGATGGVGVFAVALLAKLGYRVTAITGKPQHEGLLRKLGAAEVLGRDAVTDDSDKPMLTERWAAAVDTVGGAPLAMIVRSLRYRGVVAACGLVAGTELPLSVYPFLLRGVTLAGIDSAKCPREPRLEVWRRLMGPWRVELPEELVTTVTLSGLPEAVERILRGGVAGRTLVRPVGETL
- a CDS encoding BON domain-containing protein, which gives rise to MLVYGVREMVAGREDHVVREAVGRLGQSSHLFLRHVECHVEEGTLCLEGKVPSFYLKQAAQSLLQSVEGVERVINRLEVVNAYGVSSAADE
- a CDS encoding 4a-hydroxytetrahydrobiopterin dehydratase; its protein translation is MATHTPDELVKKKCLPCEGGVEPCTLDESQDQLAQLDGWRLTNDGKRIRKDWRVKNFLAGMAFFNRCAEVAEADGHHPDLHLEGYRNVSVELWTHAIGGLSENDFILAAKIDRLPIELQ
- a CDS encoding response regulator transcription factor, coding for MADFSASSRPLRVQVCLDHALDRDAYLARISLEPGFDAVQGPVGANVPDVRLASRCRMDLSTPEIETVVLVASPTSTRPCECCPAIARTVNWSALTQALRKVAGHEEVTRSGGGALSALTRRELEVLRLVGLGKTVNQCAETLGVTPSTIGNHKYRLMRKLGVTTSLQLLRIAVRHGLADLHGPTENGSTNHGPSEHAERCLPEQSHLEQRHLEQGRPEPGHADHGGPTPPARDLDHLGGGVADR
- a CDS encoding PSP1 domain-containing protein, whose protein sequence is MPKYVVRYGSMRHLGVFSSRARDTYARGQKVIARTGRGQELGEVLCEATEHVVSQMGPDPHTGQILRVESPDDHVEMRRLHQQEVGEFETCRSRIAELGLDMQLVQVERLYGGERVIIYYLSEQRVDFRELVKLLARDLQTRVEMRQIGVRDEAKLLADYGDCGKPVCCNTHLSEMPPVSMKMAKLQRATLDPTKISGRCGRLKCCLRYEYDTYQELQRELPRVGYEVLTRDGKAKVLSQEILTGELLVETEDRRRVVIQASDVLTVVGKPSRGSDERQQDATEEEGGSSPRRSRESRGNRGPRGGRPSQPPTQAGPAAPTEPAPQGPSTSPSEPPAQADPPPPTDDGGENP
- a CDS encoding Minf_1886 family protein, producing MPLSPERHVSVMLDPKHPLAELLRRDQRFHFDAYVFVFDALRYGQEELGLGQPDDDSELDEDELDELEDDDPDDERHVTGQELCRAIQQYAIHQYGFLARSVLSHWGVTKTGDFGDIVFNLIDIGQMRKTDSDRREDFEDVFDFAEAFNEDNVFCVDEAGADDE